A genomic stretch from Falco cherrug isolate bFalChe1 chromosome 1, bFalChe1.pri, whole genome shotgun sequence includes:
- the SELPLG gene encoding P-selectin glycoprotein ligand 1 yields MPASTAARGPAASPGRGPMAPGQAVPVMLVLVLSTLWVCEAMPPPEPGQHHGVQWVWGAAGQAQAEPLPLSRRKRVDGGQQPSATATTPGHGHDASTMLSSNTSDSPEPNLLLSSAPAPAPSTNASLQQALVMPTTADPQDETDSPDPDLLLGSTPPPSTNASLQQALTAPTTADPQDETDSPDPDLLLGSTPPPAPSTNASLQQALTAPTTADLQDETDSPDPDLLQGSEPAEPSTQAAPQKSITTVPSWLTSPGEEKMVANGTDSSSVTPPALDPTTTGYKKVRKAGAPPATTGLAPGVTQPQGTTAPLPWDPSRVMGKCLLAILLLALVAATFMVCTGVLGTLLWRRARTGHRRFSRTEMICISSLLPDGEVATNGPKAGPARRPKLLLNGSSEADGDNLTLSSFLPEHS; encoded by the exons AtgcctgccagcactgcagctcgGGGTCCTGCAGCATCCCCCGGCAGAG GTCCCATGGCACCGGGCCAGGCCGTGCCGGtgatgctggtgctggtgctgagcaccctgTGGGTGTGCGAGGCCATGCCACCGCCAGAGCCGGGGCAGCACCATGGTGTGCAGTGGGTCtggggggcggccgggcaggCGCAGGCTGAGCCCCTGCCACTCTCCCGCAGGAAGAGGGTCGACGGTGGGCAGCAGCCCAGCGCCACCGCCACCACGCCAGGGCACGGCCACGATGCCTCCACGATGCTCAGCAGCAACACGAGTGATTCCCCTGAGCCCAacctgctgctgagctctgccccagcaccagcacccagcaccaacgccagcctgcagcaggcactCGTGATGCCGACCACAGCCGATCCGCAGGATGAGACCGATTCCCCTGATCCCgacctgctgctgggctccacaccaccacccagcaccaacgccagcctgcagcaggcactcacagcacccaccacagccgatcCGCAGGATGAGACCGATTCCCCTGATCCCgacctgctgctgggctccacaccaccaccagcacccagcaccaacgccagcctgcagcaggcactCACAGCACCCACCACAGCTGATCTGCAGGATGAGACCGATTCCCCTGATCCCGacctgctgcagggctctgagccagcagagcccagcacacAGGCAGCACCCCAAAAGAGCATCACCACCGTCCCCAGCTGGCTCACATCACCTGGTGAGGAGAAGATGGTGGCCAACGGCACGGACAGCAGCTCGGtgacccccccagccctcgACCCCACCACCACGGGTTACAAGAAAGTCAGGAAAGCTGGAGCTCCCCCTGCGACAACTGGTTTGGCCCCGGGGGTCACGCAGCCTCAGGGGACCACGGCGCCACTCCCCTGGGACCCCAGCAGGGTGATGGGCAAGTGCCTGCTGgccatcctgctgctggcactggtggCCGCCACCTTCATGGTGTGCACAGGGGTGCTAGGCACCTTGCTCTGGCGCCGGGCACGGACGGGACACCGCCGGTTCAGCCGCACCGAGATGATCTGcatctcctccctgctgcccgATGGCGAGGTGGCCACCAACGGCCCCAAAGCCGGCCCAGCTCGGCGGCCGAAGCTGCTGCTCAATGGCAGCTCCGAGGCTGACGGTGACAACCTGACTCTCAGCAGCTTCCTGCCAGAGCACTCCTGA
- the CORO1C gene encoding coronin-1C isoform X1 has product MRRVVRQSKFRHVFGQAVKNDQCYDDIRVSRVTWDSSFCAVNPRFVAIIVDASGGGAFLVLPLHKTGRIDKSYPTVCGHTGPVLDIDWCPHNDQVIASGSEDCTVMVWQIPENGLTLSLTEPVVVLEGHSKRVGIVAWHPTARNVLLSAGCDNAIIIWNVGTGEALINLDDMHVDMIYNVSWNRNGSLICTASKDKKVRVIDPRKQEIVAEKEKTHEGARPMRAIFLADGNIFTTGFSRMSERQLALWNPKNMEEPIALHEMDTSNGVLLPFYDPDTNIIYLCGKGDSSIRYFEITDESPYVHYLNTFSSKEPQRGMGFMPKRGLDVNKCEIARFFKLHERKCEPIIMTVPRKSDLFQDDLYPDTAGPEAALEAEEWFEGKNADPLLISLKHGYIPGKNRDLKVVKKNILDNKPAANKKSDLINAPKKAADASNTQNEAKLDEILKELKSIKDTITNQDERISKLEQQMAKIAD; this is encoded by the exons ATGAGGCGAGTGGTACGACAGAGCAAATTTCGGCACGTGTTTGGCCAAGCGGTGAAAAACGATCAGTGTTACGACGACATCCGTGTTTCCCGTGTTACTTGGGATAGCTCCTTTTGTGCAGTAAACCCCCGATTTGTTGCAATAATTGTAGATGCTAGCGGTGGCGGAGCGTTCCTGGTGCTGCCTTTGCACAAG ACAGGCAGAATTGACAAGTCCTACCCAACAGTGTGTGGCCACACGGGACCAGTGCTGGACATAGACTGGTGTCCTCATAATGACCAGGTCATCGCTAGCGGCTCTGAGGACTGCACCGTCATG gTGTGGCAGATTCCTGAGAACGGGCTGACCCTGTCCCTGACAGAGCCGGTGGTAGTGTTAGAAGGCCATTCCAAGAGAGTCGGCATTGTGGCTTGGCATCCGACGGCACGCAACGTGCTGCTCAGTGCAG gtTGTGATAATGCAATCATCATCTGGAATGTGGGAACAGGTGAAGCCCTCATAAACCTGGATGACATGCACGTGGATATGATTTACAATGTGAGCTGGAATCGCAATGGCAGCCTAATCTGTACAGCTTCGAAAGACAAAAAAGTTCGAGTTATTGACCCCAGGAAACAAGAAATTGTTGCT gagaaagagaaaacccaCGAGGGAGCCCGGCCCATGCGAGCCATTTTCCTCGCCGATGGAAACATCTTCACGACTGGCTTCAGCCGCATGAGCGAACGGCAGCTTGCCCTTTGGAATCCA AAAAACATGGAGGAGCCAATAGCCCTTCATGAGATGGACACCAGCAACGGGGTCCTGCTGCCGTTCTACGATCCAGATACCAACATCATTTACTTGTGTGGCAAG GGTGACAGCAGCATTCGCTACTTTGAGATCACGGACGAATCCCCCTATGTTCACTACCTCAACACCTTTAGCAGCAAAGAGCCGCAGAGGGGCATGGGGTTCATGCCAAAGAGGGGCCTTGATGTGAACAAGTGTGAGATTGCCAG GTTCTTCAAGCTTCACGAGAGGAAATGTGAGCCCATCATCATGACGGTTCCTCGAAAG TCGGACCTCTTCCAGGATGACCTGTACCCTGACACAGCTGGCCcagaagcagctctggaagCAGAGGAGTGGTTTGAAGGGAAGAATGCCGATCCCCTTCTCATCTCCTTGAAGCATGGGTACATTCCAGGCAAGAACAGGGATCTCAAGGTGGTCAAGAAGAACATACTGGACAACAAGCCTGCCGCAAACAAGAAAAGTGATCTCATAAATGCTCCAAAGAAAGCAGCTGATGCCTCAAACACC CAAAACGAAGCCAAATTGGATGAGATTTTGAAAGAGCTGAAATCTATAAAAGACACGATCACCAACCAAGACGAGCGCATTtccaagctggagcagcagaTGGCAAAGATCGCGGACTGA
- the TMEM119 gene encoding transmembrane protein 119 → MAALLAMVTWLLLLAAAPARSAAPRRTVVLPDGGGSGDGEEVSAVPPIHHVTPGTGPTVGDAVGTTVTNSSAPGSVLDGLVDFFKEYMLLVVVVGSLAFVLLFIICAAVIVRQKHKASAYYPSSFPKKKYVDQQDKVGGPRDFSEVPEKAPNPGAEEPLDCNRQLQADILAAAQNLRSPHKAPLANGARGEQSPPAEEDEEGSKKLGDEQPAKPPPQNAGAEEAVSATGAGGEGTPNTSRDGPPAPPGI, encoded by the coding sequence ATGGCAGCGCTGCTGGCGATGGTcacatggctgctgctgctggcggcAGCCCCGGCACGCTCGGCAGCCCCCCGGCGCACCGTGGTGTTGCCCGATGGTGGGGGCAGTGGGGATGGTGAGGAGGTATCAGCTGTGCCACCCATCCACCATGTGACACCCGGGACCGGCCCGACGGTGGGGGACGCGGTGGGGACCACAGTCACCAACAGCTCAGCACCGGGCAGCGTGCTGGATGGGCTGGTGGACTTCTTCAAGGAGTacatgctgctggtggtggtggtgggctcGCTGGCCTTCGTCCTCCTCTTCATCATCTGTGCCGCTGTCATCGTCCGGCAGAAGCACAAGGCATCCGCCTACTACCCCTCTTCTTTCCCCAAGAAGAAGTACGTGGACCAGCAGGACAAAGTGGGGGGGCCCCGGGATTTCAGCGAGGTGCCTGAGAAGGCCCCCAACCCTGGTGCCGAGGAGCCGCTCGACTGCAAccggcagctgcaggcagacatCCTCGCCGCTGCCCAGAACCTCAGATCCCCCCACAAGGCGCCGCTGGCCAACGGGGCCCggggggagcagagcccccccgccGAGGAAGACgaggaaggaagcaaaaagTTGGGTGATGAGCAACCGGCcaagccccctccccaaaatGCAGGTGCTGAGGAAGCAGTGAGCGCAACAGGAGCAGGGGGCGAGGGGACCCCCAACACATCCCGGGAtggccccccggccccccctgGCATCTAG
- the ISCU gene encoding iron-sulfur cluster assembly enzyme ISCU: MAALRAAGAALLRPGRGEAAARLGYHKKVVDHYENPRNVGSLDRNAKNVGTGLVGAPACGDVMKLQVEVDENGRIIDARFKTFGCGSAIASSSLATEWVKGKTVDEALKIKNTDIAKELCLPPVKLHCSMLAEDAIKAALADYKLKQDPNKEESEKKANNA; this comes from the exons ATGGCGGCGCtgagggcggcgggggcggcgctgCTACGGCCTGggcgcggggaggcggcggccaGGCTGGGCTACCACAAGAAG GTGGTGGATCACTACGAGAACCCGCGCAATGTCGGCTCCCTCGACCGCAATGCCAAGAACGTGGGCACCGGCCTGGTGGGCGCACCGGCCTGCGGCGATGTCATGAAGCTGCAG GTGGAAGTGGATGAGAACGGGAGGATCATCGACGCCCGCTTCAAAACCTTTGGTTGCGGGTCAGCCATCGCGTCAAGTTCGCTGGCAACGGAGTGGGTCAAAGGGAAAACG GTTGATGAAGCACTGAAAATCAAGAATACTGATATTGCTAAAGAACTCTGCCTTCCTCCAGTCAAACTGCACTGCTCAA tGTTGGCTGAAGATGCAATCAAGGCTGCATTGGCTGATTACAAGTTGAAGCAGGATCCAAACAAAGAAGAgtcagagaagaaagcaaacaatgCCTAA